A single genomic interval of Bacillus sp. es.036 harbors:
- a CDS encoding BlaI/MecI/CopY family transcriptional regulator: MDSIQTHKLMNYMRGTYKVLENEWQKNAREIGLTQAEQHVMWIVYLEEEVTITRVSEIGLWDVSTVMQVLKRLKNKLFVKLDKKANDRRVSYVTLTEEGHHKVEASTQYSYAVMNYLDEYRSKSAENAEFLDAMYEFQMEFNQHFHGSEFVKWVERKQVLTT, from the coding sequence ATGGACTCTATTCAAACTCATAAACTTATGAATTATATGCGAGGAACTTATAAAGTACTGGAAAATGAATGGCAAAAAAATGCGAGAGAAATTGGATTAACTCAAGCCGAACAGCATGTGATGTGGATTGTTTATTTGGAAGAAGAAGTTACCATTACAAGAGTTTCAGAAATTGGGCTTTGGGACGTATCAACAGTTATGCAGGTGTTAAAACGTTTGAAGAACAAACTGTTTGTCAAACTTGATAAGAAAGCGAACGACCGGCGCGTATCATACGTGACCTTGACGGAAGAAGGTCATCATAAAGTGGAAGCTAGTACGCAGTATTCCTATGCGGTCATGAATTACTTAGATGAGTATCGCTCAAAATCAGCTGAAAATGCTGAATTTCTAGATGCTATGTACGAATTTCAAATGGAATTCAACCAGCATTTTCACGGTAGTGAATTTGTGAAATGGGTAGAACGAAAGCAAGTACTCACCACGTGA
- a CDS encoding M20/M25/M40 family metallo-hydrolase → MINEQRLVDEFLELVQIDSETKHEKKIASILKEKFTSLGVEVEEDDAADKTDHEAGNLICTLKGNIEKADPIYFTSHMDTVVPGKGIKPSIKDGYVVTDGTTILGADDKTGLAAMFEAIRVLKEQNIEYGTIQFIITVGEESGLQGAKVLDPEKLIAKFGYALDSDGEVGKIITAAPTQAKIKATIYGKTAHAGVAPEKGVSAITMAAKSIAKMPLGRLDDETTANIGRFEGGSQTNIVCDHVEVLAEARSLVPEKMEAQVEKMKQAFEKTASEMGGSVELDIKVMYPGFKFNEGDYVVEVAKKAMEKIGRRPELLTSGGGSDANVIAGHGIPTVNLAVGYEEIHTTNERMPVKELVKVSEAVISIIKEVANA, encoded by the coding sequence ATGATTAATGAACAAAGACTAGTAGACGAATTTTTAGAGTTGGTTCAAATTGATTCTGAAACGAAACACGAGAAGAAAATTGCTTCCATTTTAAAGGAGAAATTCACATCGCTTGGTGTGGAAGTAGAAGAAGATGATGCTGCAGATAAGACAGATCATGAGGCAGGGAACTTAATCTGCACGCTTAAAGGGAACATTGAAAAAGCAGATCCGATTTACTTTACTTCTCATATGGATACAGTAGTGCCAGGTAAAGGCATTAAGCCATCCATCAAAGATGGGTATGTGGTAACCGATGGAACAACGATCCTTGGAGCCGATGATAAAACCGGTTTAGCTGCTATGTTTGAAGCCATTCGCGTATTAAAAGAACAAAACATTGAGTATGGAACGATTCAGTTTATTATTACGGTTGGAGAAGAATCAGGGCTTCAAGGTGCAAAAGTTCTTGATCCTGAAAAGCTAATCGCCAAATTTGGTTATGCGCTTGATAGTGATGGTGAAGTCGGAAAAATCATTACCGCTGCTCCTACGCAAGCGAAAATAAAAGCAACCATTTATGGGAAAACAGCTCATGCTGGTGTTGCACCAGAAAAAGGCGTTTCAGCGATCACCATGGCAGCCAAATCAATCGCGAAAATGCCGCTTGGTCGACTTGACGATGAAACAACAGCGAATATCGGTCGTTTTGAAGGTGGTTCTCAAACAAACATTGTTTGTGATCATGTAGAAGTACTAGCTGAAGCGCGGTCTCTAGTTCCAGAGAAGATGGAAGCGCAAGTCGAAAAAATGAAACAAGCCTTTGAAAAAACGGCTTCTGAAATGGGCGGTTCTGTAGAACTTGATATTAAAGTTATGTACCCTGGCTTTAAGTTCAATGAAGGCGACTATGTTGTTGAAGTAGCCAAAAAAGCGATGGAAAAGATAGGGCGTCGCCCAGAACTATTAACGAGTGGCGGTGGAAGTGATGCCAATGTGATTGCTGGGCATGGTATCCCTACAGTCAATCTTGCAGTTGGTTACGAAGAAATTCATACAACGAATGAAAGGATGCCAGTAAAAGAATTAGTAAAGGTATCTGAAGCAGTTATCTCAATTATTAAAGAAGTTGCCAATGCGTAG
- a CDS encoding acyl-CoA carboxylase subunit beta, translated as MDMYDKINELYDRRREVELGGGDERINKQHEKGKLTARERIDLLVDPGTFVELNSFIEHRSQDFGMGDVKAPGEGVVTGYGKVNGRPIYLFAQDFTVFGGALGEMHAKKVAHVMDLAARNGAPIIGLNDSGGARIQEGVVSLDGYGHIFYRNSIYSGVIPQISVIMGPCAGGAVYSPAITDFVFMVEDTSQMFITGPKVIETVTREKITAEDLGGAKVHRSKSGNAHFTGKTEEEVLASVRDLISYLPSNNEEKSPIIKSEERDDFCADLADIVPFDATRPYDVRTVIDAVVDKDSFLEVQKYFAKNIVVGFARIKGETVGMVCNQPKVMAGGLDIDSSDKLARFIRFCDSFNIPLITFEDVTGFFPGIKQEHGGIIRHGAKILYSYSEATVPKITVILRKAYGGAYVALNSKSIGADLVYAWPNAEIAVMGPEGAANVIFAREINESEDPEATRAAKIEEYREKFANPYIAASRGMVDDVIDPRETRKKLIEALEMMRNKHEERPKKKHGNIPL; from the coding sequence ATGGATATGTATGATAAAATCAACGAATTGTACGATCGACGGAGAGAAGTAGAGCTTGGAGGTGGGGATGAACGAATTAACAAACAGCATGAGAAAGGAAAGTTAACGGCTCGAGAACGAATTGATTTACTCGTTGACCCGGGTACGTTTGTTGAACTTAATTCGTTTATTGAACATCGATCTCAAGATTTTGGAATGGGAGATGTAAAAGCGCCGGGTGAAGGTGTGGTCACCGGTTATGGAAAGGTGAATGGCCGTCCTATTTATCTATTTGCGCAAGATTTTACCGTTTTTGGCGGAGCGCTAGGTGAAATGCATGCCAAAAAAGTAGCACACGTTATGGATCTTGCAGCGCGTAATGGTGCGCCAATTATCGGTTTGAACGACTCTGGAGGTGCGAGGATTCAAGAAGGTGTGGTATCATTGGATGGGTATGGACACATCTTTTATCGAAACTCCATCTATTCTGGTGTGATTCCACAAATTTCGGTGATTATGGGGCCATGCGCAGGTGGAGCTGTTTATTCCCCTGCAATTACAGATTTTGTTTTTATGGTAGAAGATACGAGTCAGATGTTTATAACTGGACCAAAAGTCATTGAAACGGTTACACGTGAGAAGATTACAGCAGAAGACCTTGGTGGTGCGAAAGTCCATCGTTCTAAAAGTGGCAATGCTCACTTTACAGGTAAAACAGAAGAAGAGGTTCTCGCAAGTGTTCGAGATTTGATCAGCTATTTACCATCCAATAATGAAGAAAAGAGCCCCATCATTAAAAGTGAAGAACGTGACGATTTCTGTGCAGATCTTGCTGACATTGTTCCATTTGATGCGACCAGGCCATATGACGTTAGAACGGTGATTGATGCAGTAGTAGATAAAGACTCATTTCTTGAAGTACAAAAATATTTTGCGAAAAACATTGTTGTTGGTTTTGCAAGAATAAAAGGTGAGACGGTAGGAATGGTCTGCAATCAGCCAAAAGTTATGGCTGGTGGACTCGACATTGATTCATCTGACAAGCTTGCGCGCTTTATTCGGTTCTGTGATTCTTTTAATATTCCATTAATTACGTTTGAAGATGTTACGGGGTTTTTCCCGGGTATTAAACAGGAGCATGGAGGTATTATCCGCCATGGAGCTAAAATTCTTTATTCCTATTCAGAAGCGACCGTACCAAAAATTACGGTTATCCTAAGGAAAGCATACGGTGGCGCTTATGTCGCTTTAAATTCCAAATCCATTGGAGCCGATCTCGTGTATGCATGGCCAAATGCTGAAATTGCCGTAATGGGTCCGGAAGGTGCAGCAAATGTGATTTTTGCAAGAGAAATTAATGAGAGTGAAGATCCAGAAGCAACGCGAGCTGCAAAGATTGAAGAATATCGTGAGAAGTTCGCGAACCCATACATAGCTGCTTCACGTGGGATGGTTGATGACGTCATCGATCCAAGAGAAACGAGAAAGAAACTGATTGAAGCGCTCGAAATGATGCGGAATAAGCACGAAGAACGCCCTAAGAAGAAACACGGCAATATCCCGCTTTAA
- the mce gene encoding methylmalonyl-CoA epimerase, translating to MKKIRVLIAKPGLDGHDRGALVIAQALRDYGMEVIYTGLRQTPQQIVTAAIQEDVDAIGLSCLSGAHNELFPEIVSLLEQRNAGDIIVVGGGVIPWEDIPFLESKGIQKVFTPGTPTKDTAVFIEKAVYERDGIDQSIKEPPKKIDHIGIAVSSLEEALPFYVNQLHLKLEAIEEVVSEGVKVAFMKIGESRIELLEPIGDSSPIASFINKRGEGIHHIALADDRIEDRLRELSENGVKLIHETPVKGAGGANIAFLHPKSAGGVLYELCDKPSKEAE from the coding sequence ATGAAGAAGATACGCGTTTTAATTGCAAAGCCAGGTCTTGATGGTCATGATAGAGGCGCTCTTGTAATCGCTCAGGCCCTTCGTGATTATGGAATGGAAGTAATCTATACGGGTTTAAGGCAAACGCCACAACAAATCGTCACAGCTGCAATACAAGAAGATGTGGATGCGATTGGCTTATCATGCTTATCAGGTGCACATAATGAACTATTCCCTGAAATTGTTTCACTGCTAGAACAGCGCAATGCAGGGGATATTATCGTTGTGGGAGGTGGAGTTATTCCTTGGGAAGACATCCCCTTCTTAGAATCAAAAGGAATTCAAAAGGTATTTACGCCAGGTACGCCAACTAAAGATACAGCTGTTTTTATCGAAAAAGCAGTGTACGAGCGAGACGGAATCGATCAATCCATTAAAGAACCTCCTAAAAAAATTGATCACATCGGAATTGCAGTATCTTCTCTAGAAGAGGCGCTCCCTTTTTATGTGAACCAGCTTCATTTGAAACTAGAGGCAATTGAAGAAGTTGTTTCAGAAGGGGTGAAAGTGGCTTTTATGAAAATCGGTGAGTCTAGAATAGAACTTCTAGAGCCTATTGGAGATTCAAGTCCAATTGCTTCATTTATTAATAAAAGAGGCGAAGGAATTCATCACATTGCACTTGCAGACGATCGAATTGAAGACAGGCTACGTGAACTTTCTGAAAACGGAGTGAAACTTATTCATGAAACGCCTGTTAAAGGTGCTGGTGGAGCGAATATTGCATTTCTGCATCCTAAATCAGCAGGAGGGGTCCTGTACGAACTTTGTGATAAACCTTCGAAGGAGGCAGAATAA